In Brevibacillus brevis NBRC 100599, a single genomic region encodes these proteins:
- a CDS encoding ATP-dependent DNA helicase, which translates to MERYPFDYDPSQPFISQVSDWVADVFYEVLPEAGFEVRDEQIYMAFQLERAFIEKQTIFAEAGVGTGKTLAYLLYAICYARYTRKPAIIACANESLIEQLVKPEGDIAKLARHLNLTIDARLGKSPDQYVCLRKLDEARFQPETGEAFQHIYQELPSFVHTHEALQSFYPYGDRSTYPDLDDQEWGQMNWDTFQDCFVCDRQHRCGQTLSRNHYRQSADLIICSHDFYMEHVWTYEIRKRGGQLPLLPPHSSVIFDEGHLLEPAAQKALTYKLNHSVFEETITRVLKGEIREELAIAIEEAIAQSEEMFSRLNEESKAVMGSNRKEIHFHPELLATIHRFTSLVSWIEEELALEGGLYTLDEFQLRIVEEHLEMMQLALGLFQDPDHVISWMSEEITGPTLVVMPKKVQEVLEERVFSQKMPIVFSSATLSVDGSFNYVADSLGIEQYLSFSVASPYEYEKQMDVYVPTLSATDSFAEKMRQATQLLQKSAGSALLLFSSMEELQQFKAAIKNEPTCSDLRFLFEGDAEISHLISQFQNDEKSSLCAVSLWEGLDVPGPSLSNVIIWSLPFPPNDPVFTAKRKSAANPFDEVDMPYMLLRLRQGIGRLIRTREDSGLVSILSPELSQNDKLRQHVQDVFPSGVEWKTSLDGVLA; encoded by the coding sequence TTGGAACGTTATCCTTTTGACTACGATCCGTCCCAGCCGTTCATCTCTCAGGTGAGTGATTGGGTAGCGGACGTTTTTTATGAAGTATTGCCTGAGGCTGGATTCGAGGTGCGTGATGAGCAAATCTACATGGCCTTTCAGCTTGAACGGGCTTTTATAGAAAAGCAAACGATTTTTGCAGAGGCGGGAGTAGGCACGGGGAAAACATTGGCTTACTTGCTGTACGCGATCTGCTATGCAAGATATACCAGAAAGCCCGCCATCATTGCCTGTGCGAACGAGTCGCTGATTGAGCAGCTCGTAAAACCGGAAGGCGATATTGCCAAACTGGCTCGCCATCTCAACCTGACGATTGACGCGAGACTCGGAAAATCTCCGGACCAATATGTCTGTTTGCGCAAGCTGGATGAGGCGAGATTCCAGCCTGAGACAGGTGAAGCTTTCCAGCATATTTATCAAGAGCTGCCATCGTTTGTTCATACACATGAGGCCTTGCAGTCGTTTTATCCGTACGGGGATCGTAGCACATATCCTGATCTGGATGACCAAGAATGGGGGCAGATGAACTGGGATACTTTTCAGGATTGCTTTGTGTGCGACAGACAGCACCGCTGTGGGCAGACCCTATCCAGAAATCATTATCGTCAGTCAGCCGATTTGATCATTTGCTCCCATGACTTTTATATGGAGCATGTGTGGACTTATGAGATCCGCAAGCGCGGAGGTCAGCTACCGTTGCTGCCGCCGCATAGCTCGGTCATTTTTGACGAGGGTCATCTGTTAGAGCCTGCTGCCCAAAAAGCATTGACGTACAAGCTGAATCACTCCGTCTTCGAAGAAACGATTACGCGTGTCTTGAAGGGTGAGATCAGGGAAGAGCTCGCCATTGCCATTGAAGAAGCCATTGCCCAGAGCGAGGAGATGTTCTCCCGATTGAACGAAGAGAGCAAGGCTGTGATGGGCTCCAACCGAAAAGAAATCCATTTTCATCCAGAACTCCTTGCAACCATCCACCGTTTTACGAGTCTCGTCAGTTGGATTGAGGAAGAGCTGGCACTAGAGGGTGGTCTGTATACGTTGGACGAGTTCCAGCTGCGAATTGTCGAGGAGCATCTGGAAATGATGCAGCTGGCACTGGGACTTTTCCAAGACCCGGATCACGTCATTTCCTGGATGAGTGAAGAGATTACAGGGCCGACTTTGGTCGTCATGCCAAAAAAGGTGCAGGAAGTATTGGAAGAGCGCGTCTTCTCACAAAAGATGCCGATAGTCTTTTCGTCAGCGACTCTATCTGTCGATGGATCATTCAACTATGTGGCGGACAGCTTGGGCATTGAGCAATATCTGTCGTTCTCGGTGGCTTCTCCATACGAATACGAAAAGCAAATGGACGTATACGTACCAACCCTATCTGCGACAGACTCCTTTGCGGAAAAAATGAGACAGGCTACCCAATTGCTGCAAAAATCAGCGGGTAGTGCGCTGTTGTTGTTTTCCTCCATGGAGGAATTACAGCAATTCAAGGCCGCTATCAAAAACGAGCCTACCTGTTCGGATCTGCGATTCTTGTTCGAAGGAGATGCGGAAATCAGCCATCTGATCTCTCAGTTCCAAAACGACGAGAAAAGCAGCCTCTGTGCGGTCAGCCTGTGGGAAGGGCTAGATGTTCCAGGGCCTTCGCTGTCCAATGTGATTATTTGGTCATTGCCATTCCCGCCGAATGATCCGGTGTTTACAGCAAAACGAAAAAGTGCAGCAAATCCTTTCGACGAGGTAGATATGCCTTACATGCTGCTGAGACTGCGTCAAGGCATCGGGCGTTTGATCCGCACGAGAGAGGATAGTGGGCTGGTATCGATCTTGAGTCCGGAATTGAGCCAAAATGACAAGCTGAGACAGCACGTACAGGATGTATTTCCCAGTGGCGTAGAATGGAAAACGTCTTTGGACGGTGTGTTGGCGTAA
- a CDS encoding multicopper oxidase family protein, with translation MNKWTIRPWAYPLVLGGVLLLSACSTATDNTTMDHNGHSMNSSPETSSQAQTQQMAASSDSSMEVLTGTTFTLTAKEKMLHLDDKTMKNAWTYNGTVPGPQLRVKQGETISVTLKNELPEPVTIHWHGLPVPNNMDGIPGVTQNAVRPNESFTYKFKVDVAGTYWYHSHQNSAKQVDKGLYGSLVVEPATPEPVDKDFTLVLDEWMQDDSMAEMHGSGMSHGTSAPSSASSSTGGHNMASMEMPMSDAEMMPLMYTIFSVNGKTGPAIQPLSVKEGEKVRIRLVNAGYLNHKLNLQGHEFKIVATDGQPINNPPLVGGQLLNIGPGERYDLEFVANNPGKWLLEERSTNPGAKSLVVPIVYEGSESKAAKSEAGDMPTIDITKYGEAAKSSFTLEQKYDITYQMDLNTETADGKIFFTINGKTFPNVPPLNVKKGNLVKVTLVNKSPKDIHPMHLHGHFFQVVSKNGQPISGSPLVKDTLNILPGEAYVVAFEADNPGDWMFHCHDLGHAAQGMVSEIKYEGFKPDFVVDPTVGNMPE, from the coding sequence ATGAACAAATGGACAATACGCCCATGGGCTTATCCACTGGTTCTAGGTGGCGTTTTGCTGTTATCGGCATGCTCAACTGCCACTGACAATACCACGATGGATCATAATGGACACAGCATGAATTCTTCACCCGAAACATCCTCACAGGCTCAAACCCAACAGATGGCCGCATCCAGCGACTCGTCGATGGAGGTACTTACAGGCACTACGTTTACCCTCACGGCAAAAGAAAAGATGCTCCACCTCGATGACAAGACCATGAAAAACGCATGGACGTACAATGGAACCGTTCCAGGTCCACAGCTTCGTGTCAAACAAGGGGAAACCATCAGCGTGACGTTGAAAAACGAATTGCCCGAGCCGGTCACCATTCACTGGCATGGCTTACCCGTCCCGAATAACATGGATGGAATCCCTGGGGTTACCCAAAATGCCGTAAGACCAAACGAAAGCTTCACCTACAAATTCAAAGTGGACGTTGCCGGGACATACTGGTACCACTCGCATCAAAACAGCGCCAAGCAGGTAGACAAAGGGTTGTACGGTTCACTTGTGGTGGAACCGGCTACACCAGAGCCTGTTGATAAGGACTTTACCCTCGTTCTGGATGAATGGATGCAGGACGATAGCATGGCGGAAATGCACGGAAGTGGCATGAGCCATGGCACGAGTGCCCCTTCTTCCGCTAGCTCGTCCACTGGTGGTCACAACATGGCCAGTATGGAGATGCCCATGAGTGACGCTGAGATGATGCCGCTGATGTATACGATCTTTTCCGTGAACGGAAAAACAGGCCCGGCCATCCAGCCGCTATCTGTTAAAGAAGGTGAAAAGGTCAGAATCCGCCTGGTCAATGCCGGATACTTGAACCACAAGCTGAACCTGCAAGGTCATGAATTTAAAATCGTAGCAACAGACGGGCAACCTATCAATAACCCGCCACTAGTAGGCGGCCAGCTCCTCAATATCGGACCAGGAGAACGATATGATCTCGAATTTGTCGCAAACAATCCAGGCAAATGGTTACTAGAGGAGCGCAGCACAAATCCAGGCGCCAAGTCCCTTGTCGTGCCCATCGTCTACGAAGGCTCAGAATCAAAAGCAGCCAAATCCGAAGCTGGCGATATGCCGACGATAGACATTACCAAATACGGCGAGGCGGCAAAAAGCAGCTTTACACTAGAGCAGAAATATGACATTACGTATCAAATGGATCTGAACACGGAAACGGCAGATGGAAAAATTTTCTTTACCATCAATGGAAAAACGTTCCCAAATGTCCCTCCGCTTAACGTCAAAAAAGGAAATCTGGTCAAAGTCACACTGGTGAACAAATCCCCAAAAGATATCCACCCGATGCATTTGCACGGACATTTCTTTCAAGTAGTAAGCAAAAACGGTCAGCCAATCTCAGGCTCTCCTCTGGTTAAAGATACGCTGAACATTTTGCCGGGTGAAGCTTACGTAGTTGCCTTTGAAGCTGACAATCCAGGAGACTGGATGTTCCACTGCCACGATTTGGGCCACGCTGCGCAAGGAATGGTATCCGAAATAAAATATGAAGGCTTCAAGCCAGATTTCGTCGTCGATCCTACTGTCGGCAACATGCCAGAATAA
- a CDS encoding DMT family transporter yields MIRSYLLLLFCVTLWGSNFVFGSMLVKEFPPLFLADVRLLFTSMFLIIYAWLAKKFVKITARELGLLVLLGLIGTLANQTAYFNGLLTTDATTASLILSLSPIVTAVLASLFLKEQFTLRMKIGSGLALMGTFFVVGIGAGLSITKGVLLIVIAMVAFSSSMIIIRKLTQTIQPFIATVYSTTVGTLFLTPAAMLTIEPGAQISHEVWAWAMLILTAILMQGICGIVWNQQLKVVGTGKAAIFLNLQPFVAMLVGFLLLGSQVTSIQVGGSLLIVVGVIVASVQKKQAVQPSKSV; encoded by the coding sequence ATGATTCGGTCGTACTTGCTATTACTTTTTTGTGTGACGTTGTGGGGCAGTAATTTTGTGTTCGGAAGCATGCTGGTTAAAGAGTTTCCTCCGCTGTTTTTGGCAGATGTACGCTTGCTTTTCACATCAATGTTTCTCATCATTTACGCGTGGCTGGCCAAAAAATTCGTAAAAATCACAGCGCGTGAGCTAGGACTTCTAGTATTGCTTGGCTTGATCGGGACGCTGGCGAATCAAACGGCGTATTTCAACGGGCTCTTGACGACAGACGCGACAACGGCATCGTTGATTCTTTCCTTGTCACCGATCGTCACCGCAGTGCTGGCCTCTTTGTTTTTGAAGGAGCAGTTTACCTTGCGTATGAAGATTGGGTCTGGCTTGGCGCTCATGGGAACATTCTTCGTTGTCGGTATTGGGGCTGGACTCTCCATTACCAAGGGAGTCTTACTCATTGTGATTGCCATGGTCGCATTCTCGTCTTCCATGATCATCATTCGCAAACTGACGCAAACCATCCAGCCGTTTATTGCCACTGTTTACTCTACGACGGTGGGCACGTTATTTTTGACTCCCGCGGCGATGTTGACGATCGAGCCGGGCGCGCAAATCAGCCATGAAGTGTGGGCATGGGCGATGCTCATTTTGACCGCGATCCTCATGCAAGGAATATGTGGAATCGTCTGGAATCAGCAATTAAAGGTGGTAGGGACGGGCAAAGCAGCTATTTTTCTTAACTTGCAGCCCTTTGTAGCGATGCTGGTCGGGTTTTTACTGCTTGGTTCGCAGGTGACGTCGATACAAGTAGGAGGCTCCTTGTTAATCGTCGTGGGTGTAATTGTTGCCAGTGTTCAAAAGAAACAAGCTGTTCAGCCATCGAAATCGGTATAG
- a CDS encoding MGMT family protein: protein MTEFTQRALKIIAGIPAGHVMTYGQIAALAGSPRAARQIVRILHSMSKKHQLPWHRVINAQGKIGLQDLDSFTLQKMALESEGVVVSAAGEIALERYQFHPQVVDEPIF from the coding sequence ATGACCGAATTTACGCAGCGCGCACTAAAAATCATTGCCGGGATTCCAGCTGGCCATGTCATGACGTACGGGCAAATTGCAGCGTTGGCCGGGAGTCCGAGAGCTGCCAGACAAATCGTTCGCATCCTTCATTCGATGTCCAAAAAGCACCAGCTTCCTTGGCATCGAGTCATCAACGCCCAAGGAAAGATCGGATTGCAAGATTTGGATTCGTTCACCCTGCAAAAAATGGCCTTGGAAAGCGAAGGGGTAGTCGTGTCAGCAGCAGGAGAAATAGCGTTGGAGCGCTATCAGTTTCACCCACAGGTAGTGGATGAGCCGATATTCTAA
- a CDS encoding alpha/beta hydrolase — MPVHPQIQQILDVFNRSRHDVDFNQLTPQIMRMATDLNRDSSAEREQVKQVENLSLPLEGRSIPIRIYTPEGDAPFPALVYYHGGGFVIGNLETADSVCRNFANNAKCVVISIDYRLAPEHPFPAGLEDAYDSLLYISAHADQFGIDPSRIAVGGDSAGGNFATVVSLMAKERQGPPIVFQLLIYPAVGIVDTTPYPSMQENARGYLMDVELLNWFLSHYLPPTDLQNPYLDPIHGADLTALPPALVITAEYDPLRDGGKAYADKLRDSGVDVVYRNEQGLIHSFIGFHTTIKQAQESLDEMSAQLRKAFKI, encoded by the coding sequence ATGCCCGTTCATCCACAGATTCAACAAATATTAGACGTCTTCAACCGCTCACGTCATGATGTTGACTTTAACCAATTGACACCACAGATAATGCGAATGGCGACAGATCTAAATCGAGATTCAAGCGCGGAACGTGAACAGGTAAAACAGGTAGAGAATCTCTCGCTTCCCTTAGAAGGTCGTTCCATTCCGATTCGAATATACACACCAGAAGGAGATGCTCCCTTCCCTGCACTCGTGTACTATCATGGGGGCGGATTTGTGATTGGCAATCTCGAAACAGCAGACTCGGTATGTCGCAACTTCGCAAATAACGCAAAATGTGTGGTCATTTCTATTGATTATCGGCTCGCTCCTGAACATCCTTTTCCTGCTGGATTGGAAGATGCCTATGACTCACTTCTTTATATTTCAGCTCATGCTGATCAGTTTGGCATTGATCCATCGCGGATAGCCGTAGGGGGAGATAGTGCCGGAGGTAATTTTGCCACGGTCGTGAGTCTCATGGCAAAAGAACGACAGGGCCCGCCTATCGTATTTCAATTATTAATTTATCCAGCCGTAGGAATTGTGGACACCACTCCCTACCCATCCATGCAGGAAAATGCGCGTGGCTATTTGATGGATGTGGAATTGCTGAATTGGTTCCTCTCTCATTATTTACCGCCTACCGATCTGCAAAATCCCTATCTTGATCCAATCCATGGTGCCGATCTCACTGCCCTGCCTCCTGCCTTGGTGATTACAGCCGAATACGACCCTTTGCGAGATGGCGGAAAAGCGTATGCTGACAAGCTACGCGATAGCGGTGTCGATGTCGTCTATCGGAATGAACAAGGCTTGATCCATTCCTTCATCGGATTCCATACGACTATCAAGCAAGCGCAAGAATCGTTGGATGAGATGTCGGCGCAATTACGAAAAGCTTTCAAAATATAG
- a CDS encoding acyltransferase family protein — MPEPIKGSSSRYMAGIDGLRALAVLAVIIYHLNYDWAPGGLLGVGIFFVLSGYLITDLLIAEWNRNGRLDMKNFWLRRARRLLPALFLMLFVVVAGVAIFSPAQLETIRGDVGAAVLYMSNWWLVFHDVSYFEKFGPPSPLGHLWSLAVEEQFYVIWPLVLALGLRFLKRRGPIMIITLVLAALSAILMAVLYEPGLDPSRVYYGTDTRVFGLLIGAALAMMWPSRLLTTNISQKARITLDLSGLLSLGILLYSIWNTNQYDDYLYEGGLVLLSVVSAVLVAVLAHPASSLAKWMGCKPLRWIGVRSYGIYLWHYPVIVWTNPFLAEREWMAIPGAVLQLLASILLASLSWKYLEEPIRYGALGKIWNLSNKAGQKTKRLNRVLATGCAIALCVTYYGIASLTSDATAGNVTQPTQTVAETKVPDKPHGPEVPIVEKKPETVQKPAIPPTKPKNEQKPANNGQKQKPAEKQKDSNASKQPDQKQEPIKAIGSGKGITVIGDSVMLDVAPYMEKLLPGIVVDAKIGRQMAQAPDVIAQLKAKGQLGNRVVIELGSNGAFSKGQLDKLLQSLNGVEQIILVNSRVPKPWESVVNKMLAETAAAQPHVVLVDWYTASEGQSSYFYKDGVHPNKEGSQKYAALVASAIAPTEPEKKPEVKEEEKAKESEVEETGQMEGALEATEETPMVEMVQ; from the coding sequence ATGCCTGAACCGATCAAAGGCTCCAGCAGTCGATACATGGCTGGGATCGACGGGCTTCGTGCGCTGGCGGTACTCGCAGTCATTATTTATCACTTGAATTACGACTGGGCACCCGGGGGATTGCTGGGTGTCGGTATTTTCTTCGTTTTATCGGGATATTTAATTACAGACTTATTAATTGCAGAATGGAATCGAAATGGCAGACTCGACATGAAAAACTTTTGGTTGCGCCGTGCCAGAAGACTGCTCCCAGCGCTGTTCCTCATGTTGTTTGTGGTAGTGGCAGGGGTAGCCATCTTTTCCCCAGCCCAGTTGGAAACCATTCGAGGAGATGTAGGAGCAGCCGTTCTGTACATGAGCAACTGGTGGCTGGTCTTTCATGACGTATCTTATTTTGAAAAATTCGGTCCGCCCTCACCATTAGGCCATCTGTGGTCATTGGCGGTCGAAGAACAGTTCTATGTCATTTGGCCGCTGGTACTCGCGCTGGGACTCCGCTTCCTGAAGCGCAGGGGGCCAATCATGATCATTACTTTGGTGCTGGCTGCACTATCCGCCATCCTCATGGCTGTTTTGTATGAGCCAGGTCTTGATCCGAGTCGTGTATATTACGGAACGGACACACGAGTATTCGGATTGTTGATCGGTGCCGCACTCGCCATGATGTGGCCGAGTCGCTTGCTTACGACGAACATTTCACAAAAAGCGCGAATTACGCTTGATCTAAGCGGTCTCTTGAGCTTAGGGATTCTTTTGTACAGCATTTGGAACACGAATCAATATGATGACTATTTGTACGAAGGCGGGCTCGTCCTTCTGTCTGTCGTCAGTGCCGTGCTGGTCGCCGTACTCGCACATCCGGCAAGCAGCTTGGCGAAATGGATGGGCTGCAAGCCACTGCGCTGGATTGGCGTTCGATCTTACGGTATTTATTTGTGGCATTACCCTGTTATCGTTTGGACGAATCCGTTTTTGGCGGAAAGGGAGTGGATGGCGATACCTGGAGCGGTTTTGCAGCTCCTCGCAAGCATTTTGCTGGCATCGTTGTCATGGAAATATCTCGAAGAGCCTATTCGCTATGGCGCATTAGGGAAAATCTGGAATCTCTCCAATAAGGCAGGGCAGAAAACAAAACGATTAAACCGTGTTTTGGCCACTGGTTGTGCGATTGCTCTTTGTGTTACGTATTATGGGATCGCTTCGCTCACGTCAGATGCGACCGCTGGCAATGTGACGCAGCCAACTCAAACGGTCGCCGAGACAAAGGTTCCCGACAAGCCCCACGGTCCTGAGGTGCCAATCGTAGAGAAGAAACCGGAAACGGTTCAAAAACCAGCTATTCCACCAACAAAACCGAAAAATGAGCAGAAGCCAGCTAACAACGGACAAAAGCAGAAGCCTGCCGAGAAGCAGAAAGATTCGAATGCTTCCAAACAGCCTGACCAAAAACAGGAACCGATCAAAGCGATAGGCTCTGGTAAAGGGATCACTGTGATCGGTGACTCTGTCATGCTTGATGTGGCTCCTTACATGGAGAAACTACTGCCAGGGATCGTCGTGGATGCCAAAATCGGAAGGCAAATGGCGCAAGCTCCTGACGTAATTGCGCAGCTCAAGGCAAAAGGCCAATTGGGAAATCGCGTCGTGATTGAATTGGGCTCGAACGGCGCCTTTAGTAAAGGGCAGCTCGACAAGCTACTGCAATCACTGAATGGCGTAGAGCAAATCATTCTCGTCAATTCTCGCGTACCTAAGCCGTGGGAAAGCGTCGTGAATAAGATGCTGGCGGAAACGGCTGCTGCCCAACCACATGTCGTTCTTGTGGATTGGTATACGGCAAGTGAAGGGCAAAGCTCTTACTTTTACAAAGACGGTGTTCACCCGAATAAGGAAGGCTCTCAAAAATACGCAGCACTCGTGGCGAGTGCAATCGCGCCGACGGAGCCAGAGAAGAAGCCGGAAGTAAAAGAGGAAGAGAAAGCGAAAGAGTCGGAAGTAGAAGAGACAGGGCAGATGGAAGGGGCACTGGAAGCAACCGAGGAGACCCCTATGGTAGAAATGGTACAATAA
- a CDS encoding GNAT family N-acetyltransferase — MTRHTDDKVTIRFVRIEDAVAILSMQREVFYEGEFFIAVSEEFNKTMEQQLEWIQSIIDNDRDTMFVAEINGELAGMVVFVSPARKRLSHTGSITMMIQKAHRNKGIGKALLQELLAWAEQHPLIEKVSLGVFSNNLRAIALYKSLGFVEEGRKVKEFKLAENEYADDILMYKFV, encoded by the coding sequence ATGACTAGACATACAGACGACAAAGTGACCATTCGCTTCGTTCGCATCGAGGATGCGGTAGCCATTTTATCTATGCAGCGTGAAGTGTTTTACGAAGGTGAATTTTTCATTGCTGTTTCCGAAGAGTTCAACAAAACCATGGAGCAGCAGCTTGAGTGGATACAAAGCATCATCGACAATGACAGGGACACCATGTTCGTAGCGGAAATAAACGGGGAATTGGCTGGTATGGTCGTGTTCGTATCTCCGGCTCGGAAGCGTTTGTCTCATACAGGTTCGATCACGATGATGATCCAGAAAGCTCACAGAAATAAGGGCATCGGCAAGGCTTTATTGCAGGAGTTGTTAGCTTGGGCAGAGCAACATCCGCTCATTGAAAAAGTGAGCTTAGGGGTGTTCTCCAACAATCTGAGAGCGATCGCTTTATACAAAAGCCTTGGATTTGTGGAAGAAGGACGAAAAGTGAAAGAATTCAAGCTGGCTGAGAATGAATACGCAGATGATATCCTGATGTACAAATTCGTATAG
- a CDS encoding Lin0512 family protein, which translates to MEKVMFIEIGMGIDMHGQNVTKAAVRAVQNAIHHNSMPGLRSVLPGNDIHNMKVHVRLAVPADKDKLDLKTVRQALPYGEVSFEIVDGGMLTSSGVVIAEKEDKNDLAYIVIASVEVGY; encoded by the coding sequence ATGGAAAAAGTAATGTTTATTGAAATTGGAATGGGCATCGACATGCATGGTCAAAACGTCACCAAAGCCGCAGTCCGCGCTGTTCAAAATGCTATCCATCATAATTCGATGCCTGGATTGCGTTCTGTCCTGCCAGGAAACGATATCCATAACATGAAAGTACATGTGAGACTTGCCGTTCCAGCTGACAAGGACAAGCTCGACCTGAAAACGGTTCGTCAAGCACTGCCTTACGGGGAAGTCTCCTTCGAAATCGTCGATGGCGGCATGCTGACAAGCAGCGGGGTCGTGATCGCTGAAAAAGAGGACAAGAACGACCTTGCCTATATCGTCATCGCTTCGGTAGAAGTCGGCTATTAG
- the pepF gene encoding oligoendopeptidase F — protein MKTRQTRDQVAVEYTWNLNDLFESQEAWEQELAEIIQGLPVVTAFKGQLHKSGETLLACLEANEAINVRASVAATYARLRASEDGTNPQNQANSARVGDVVSQLNAALSFIPSEILALPEGKIESFLEEEPGLETFRKSLKDLLETKPYRLSAETEEAFAAMGEVFGAPYNIYLRGKLSDMSFAPVHDGEGNERPVSFALFETDYEMSSDTTLRRASYESFSKTLASYQNSFAAVYASEVKRQTVMSRLRGYETVTDMLLKPQQVTLDMYHNILDIIGNELAPHMRRYAKLKAKELGLEKLAFCDLKTPLDPEFSPPITIEEAGKKILASLQVMGPEYTAIMEKALNERWIDYVDNVGKSTGAFCSTTYSKHSYILITWSGNMRSAFTLAHELGHCGHFMLATREQSFTNSRPSLYFIEAPSTLNELLLAQHIVEQSDDPRLKRWVILQLMNTYYHNFVTHLLEARMQRKVYEAAQNDVPLTAKQLSEWKGQVLADFWGDAVDLDDAASLTWMRQPHYYMGLYPYTYAAGLTASTAMAASIKQEGQPAVDRWIEVLKAGGTLTPLELMKKAGVDMSDPQPIREAVAYVGSLVDELERLF, from the coding sequence GTGAAGACAAGACAGACACGTGATCAAGTCGCTGTCGAGTATACGTGGAACCTGAACGATCTGTTTGAGAGCCAAGAAGCGTGGGAGCAAGAATTAGCAGAAATTATACAGGGTCTGCCTGTCGTCACTGCATTCAAAGGTCAGCTGCATAAGAGTGGAGAGACGCTGTTGGCATGCTTGGAGGCAAATGAGGCGATCAATGTTCGGGCGAGTGTCGCAGCGACGTATGCCAGACTGCGGGCGTCTGAAGACGGGACGAACCCACAAAACCAAGCGAACTCTGCACGGGTAGGGGATGTCGTATCCCAGCTAAACGCTGCGCTTTCTTTTATACCTTCCGAGATTTTGGCGTTGCCTGAAGGAAAAATCGAGAGCTTCTTGGAAGAAGAACCAGGGCTCGAAACATTCCGCAAAAGCTTGAAAGATTTGTTGGAAACAAAGCCGTACCGATTGTCGGCTGAGACCGAGGAAGCGTTTGCGGCGATGGGCGAGGTTTTCGGTGCACCATACAACATTTACTTGCGCGGAAAGCTGTCCGACATGTCATTTGCACCCGTCCATGATGGCGAGGGAAATGAGCGTCCCGTATCCTTCGCACTGTTTGAGACCGATTATGAGATGTCTTCCGATACGACGCTGCGCCGTGCTTCGTACGAATCCTTTTCGAAGACACTCGCTTCCTACCAAAACTCCTTCGCTGCGGTATACGCGTCAGAGGTGAAAAGACAAACCGTCATGTCTCGTCTGCGTGGCTATGAAACCGTAACGGACATGCTGCTTAAGCCACAGCAAGTTACACTTGATATGTATCACAACATCCTGGATATTATCGGGAATGAACTCGCTCCGCACATGCGACGCTATGCGAAGCTGAAAGCAAAAGAGCTTGGCCTCGAAAAACTTGCCTTTTGTGATTTAAAGACGCCGCTTGACCCAGAATTCAGCCCGCCGATTACGATTGAAGAAGCTGGGAAAAAGATACTGGCATCCTTGCAAGTAATGGGGCCAGAGTACACGGCGATTATGGAAAAAGCACTGAATGAACGCTGGATCGACTACGTAGACAATGTGGGCAAATCGACAGGTGCGTTCTGCTCAACGACATACAGTAAGCACTCTTACATTCTCATTACGTGGTCGGGAAATATGCGCAGTGCTTTCACGCTGGCTCATGAGCTGGGGCATTGCGGACATTTTATGCTGGCGACAAGAGAGCAAAGCTTTACGAACTCTCGTCCATCGCTGTACTTTATTGAAGCGCCTTCCACACTCAACGAGCTCTTGCTTGCGCAGCACATCGTGGAGCAATCCGACGATCCTCGTCTGAAGCGCTGGGTCATTTTGCAATTGATGAATACGTATTACCACAACTTTGTCACGCATCTGCTAGAAGCGAGAATGCAACGAAAAGTGTACGAAGCAGCGCAAAATGACGTACCATTGACTGCTAAACAGCTCTCCGAATGGAAAGGGCAAGTGCTCGCAGACTTCTGGGGGGATGCAGTTGATCTTGACGATGCAGCTAGTCTTACATGGATGCGCCAACCGCACTATTACATGGGGCTGTATCCGTACACGTACGCAGCTGGTTTGACCGCTTCTACCGCAATGGCAGCGAGCATCAAGCAAGAGGGACAGCCTGCCGTTGATCGTTGGATCGAGGTGCTCAAAGCCGGAGGGACGCTGACGCCGCTGGAACTGATGAAAAAAGCTGGTGTGGATATGTCAGATCCCCAGCCAATCCGCGAGGCGGTTGCCTACGTCGGCAGTCTGGTTGACGAGCTGGAAAGACTGTTTTAA